One window of Mesorhizobium loti R88b genomic DNA carries:
- a CDS encoding fumarylacetoacetate hydrolase family protein: protein MTNPTHLPTEGLFVGRARNGDASHPLIVTVRDGTVFDITSSAAPTVRDICEMADPAGHVRSAKGKPIGSLDDIAANSFEARRDPAKPYLLSPVDLQAVKASGVTFVVSLLERVIEEQARGSADKADAIRADIAGLIGHDLSKLKPGSPEAMEIKAKLIARGAWSQYLEVGIGPDAEIFTKCQPMASVGFGADVGLHPVSTWNNPEPEIAMIAASSGRIVGATIGNDVNLRDVEGRSALLLGKAKDNNASASLGPFIRLFDDTFSIDHVKQAVVRLRVEGDDGFSLEGASSMAEISRSPEELVAAAMGPHHQYPDGLALYLGTMFVPSKDRGEKGKGFTHKVGDIVTISSEKFGALVNRVRLSPDCPHWTYGASHLMRDLAKADLI from the coding sequence ATGACGAACCCGACGCATCTGCCCACCGAGGGCCTTTTTGTCGGCCGCGCCAGGAACGGCGATGCCTCGCATCCCCTGATAGTCACGGTGCGCGACGGCACGGTCTTCGACATCACGTCAAGCGCGGCGCCGACCGTGCGTGACATCTGCGAGATGGCCGATCCGGCAGGGCATGTGCGCTCGGCCAAGGGCAAGCCTATCGGCTCGCTCGATGACATCGCGGCGAACAGCTTTGAGGCCAGGCGCGATCCGGCAAAACCTTATCTGCTCTCGCCGGTCGACCTGCAGGCGGTCAAGGCGTCAGGCGTCACCTTCGTCGTCAGCCTGCTGGAGCGGGTGATCGAGGAACAGGCGCGCGGCTCGGCTGATAAGGCCGACGCCATCCGCGCCGACATTGCCGGGCTGATCGGCCATGATCTGTCAAAGCTCAAGCCCGGTTCGCCGGAAGCGATGGAGATCAAGGCCAAGCTCATCGCGCGCGGTGCCTGGTCGCAATATCTGGAAGTGGGCATCGGCCCCGATGCCGAGATCTTCACCAAGTGCCAGCCGATGGCCTCGGTCGGCTTCGGCGCCGATGTCGGCCTGCATCCAGTCTCGACCTGGAACAATCCGGAGCCGGAGATCGCCATGATCGCCGCCTCAAGCGGCAGGATCGTCGGCGCCACCATCGGCAACGACGTCAATTTGCGCGACGTCGAAGGGCGTTCGGCGCTGCTGCTGGGCAAGGCCAAGGACAACAATGCCTCCGCGTCGCTTGGCCCCTTCATCCGCTTGTTCGACGACACGTTCTCGATCGACCACGTGAAGCAAGCCGTGGTGCGCCTGAGGGTCGAGGGCGATGACGGCTTCTCGCTGGAGGGCGCAAGCTCGATGGCCGAGATCAGCCGCTCGCCCGAAGAGCTGGTTGCCGCCGCCATGGGGCCGCACCACCAATATCCGGATGGGCTGGCGCTCTATCTCGGCACCATGTTCGTACCCTCAAAGGATCGTGGCGAAAAGGGCAAGGGGTTCACGCACAAGGTTGGCGACATCGTCACCATCTCGTCGGAAAAATTCGGTGCGCTGGTCAACCGCGTGCGGCTGTCGCCCGATTGCCCGCACTGGACCTACGGTGCCAGCCATCTCATGCGCGACCTGGCGAAGGCTGATCTTATCTAG
- a CDS encoding nuclear transport factor 2 family protein encodes MTIAEIAKDFTELLQQGDHAGAGEKYNADDIVSYEAMEGPMAVARGKEALKQKGQWWQENHEVHGGSVEGPYVNGDQFAVRFKFDVTPKATGERVTMDEVGLYTVKNGKITEERFYY; translated from the coding sequence ATGACCATCGCGGAAATTGCCAAGGATTTCACCGAACTGCTCCAGCAGGGAGATCACGCCGGTGCTGGCGAGAAATACAACGCCGACGATATCGTCAGCTACGAAGCCATGGAAGGGCCGATGGCCGTGGCCCGTGGCAAGGAGGCTCTCAAGCAAAAGGGCCAATGGTGGCAAGAGAACCACGAAGTCCACGGCGGCTCGGTCGAAGGCCCTTATGTCAATGGCGACCAGTTCGCCGTGCGCTTCAAGTTCGACGTAACGCCCAAGGCCACCGGCGAGCGTGTCACCATGGATGAGGTTGGCCTGTACACGGTCAAGAACGGCAAGATCACCGAAGAGCGCTTTTACTACTGA
- a CDS encoding ABC transporter permease, whose amino-acid sequence MKAERTSTKRDGRWLGLYVLAYLVFLYLPVLLIPLFSFNDSIQAAFPLQGFTLEWYATLYGNPALSGALLNSLVIGAIAASGATLCGITVSYMDLYGRSPLAATISAIARLPILIPGVIVGISLLILVNLVALGPSRIAIVLGHILVALPTTVVIMRSRFAAIPRSVREAALDLGASDWTTFRRVMLPLSLPAVLSAFMLAFLISFDEFIVVFFLAGTEPTLPLYIWSQLRFPRSLPTVMALGTVILAVSFIIAGTAEFLRHRGLGAARRNPA is encoded by the coding sequence ATGAAAGCGGAACGTACCAGCACGAAACGGGATGGCCGCTGGCTCGGCCTCTATGTGCTTGCTTATCTGGTCTTCCTCTATTTGCCGGTCCTGCTGATCCCGCTGTTTTCCTTCAACGATTCCATCCAGGCGGCGTTTCCGCTGCAGGGCTTCACGCTTGAATGGTATGCGACGCTCTATGGCAATCCGGCGCTGTCGGGCGCGCTTTTGAACAGCCTCGTCATCGGCGCCATCGCGGCTTCCGGCGCCACGCTGTGCGGTATCACCGTGTCCTATATGGACCTCTATGGCCGCTCGCCATTGGCCGCCACGATCAGCGCCATCGCGCGGCTGCCGATCCTCATTCCCGGTGTCATCGTCGGCATATCGCTGCTGATCCTGGTCAACCTCGTAGCGCTTGGACCATCGCGCATCGCCATCGTTCTTGGACACATACTGGTGGCGCTGCCAACCACCGTGGTGATCATGCGCAGCCGTTTCGCCGCCATACCCAGGAGCGTTCGCGAGGCGGCGCTGGACCTTGGCGCCTCCGACTGGACGACGTTTCGGCGCGTCATGCTGCCGCTCAGCCTGCCTGCCGTGCTGTCGGCCTTCATGCTCGCCTTCCTGATCTCCTTCGACGAGTTCATCGTCGTCTTCTTCCTTGCAGGCACCGAGCCGACACTGCCGCTCTACATCTGGAGCCAGCTGCGCTTCCCCCGGTCGCTGCCGACCGTCATGGCGCTGGGGACGGTGATCCTGGCCGTGTCCTTCATCATTGCCGGTACAGCCGAGTTCCTGCGCCATCGCGGGCTCGGCGCCGCGCGCCGCAATCCAGCCTGA
- a CDS encoding ABC transporter permease, with amino-acid sequence MTRTDTAPPLAGSANHQPRRRIRLPVETGVFVTLAVLVALLGWWSPSCLEPANLLSILSQAALPGLLAIGMVFVLATREIDVSAGAVFHLAATFAALLIVAGMDPWLAALAGVAAGAGLGLINGLMVIALRLPALLVTLGTWWMIQGLSLVAGKGQTIVPAGAGSGFFTTLSGKAFTVVPVTGIIFVVLALAMHVVLHRTRFGYRVQAVGSNPQAAAYAGIPTSKVRLLTLVLMGAMAGLAGVVHLGSQGTIAPGDGGTFALLAIAAAIIGGTAPSGGNGSVIGAAIGMLVLQAILSAMTLLGVGAIWATFTTGALVVLALAIDRLIRLWRDWRAGRGDPLG; translated from the coding sequence ATGACGAGGACCGATACCGCGCCACCGCTCGCCGGGTCGGCGAACCATCAACCCAGACGCCGCATTCGTCTGCCGGTCGAGACCGGTGTTTTCGTTACGCTCGCCGTGTTGGTCGCGCTGCTTGGCTGGTGGAGCCCTTCCTGCCTCGAACCGGCCAATCTGCTTTCGATACTGAGCCAGGCCGCCCTCCCCGGCCTGCTGGCGATCGGCATGGTGTTCGTTCTCGCCACGCGCGAGATCGACGTTTCGGCTGGTGCCGTGTTTCATCTCGCGGCAACCTTCGCGGCCCTGCTCATTGTTGCAGGAATGGACCCCTGGCTCGCCGCCCTGGCAGGTGTCGCGGCCGGTGCCGGGCTAGGCCTGATCAACGGCCTTATGGTGATCGCGCTGCGTCTGCCGGCTCTGCTGGTGACGCTCGGCACATGGTGGATGATCCAGGGCCTGTCGCTGGTGGCCGGCAAGGGGCAGACGATCGTCCCGGCAGGCGCGGGCAGCGGCTTCTTCACCACGCTTTCCGGCAAGGCCTTCACTGTGGTGCCGGTGACGGGCATCATCTTTGTCGTGTTGGCGCTGGCGATGCATGTCGTGCTTCACCGCACCCGCTTCGGCTACCGGGTCCAGGCCGTGGGCAGCAATCCGCAAGCTGCCGCCTATGCCGGCATTCCAACGTCCAAGGTACGGCTGCTGACGCTGGTGCTGATGGGTGCGATGGCCGGGCTTGCCGGCGTGGTCCACCTCGGCTCCCAAGGCACCATTGCTCCCGGTGACGGCGGCACGTTCGCACTGCTGGCGATCGCGGCAGCCATCATTGGCGGCACAGCGCCTTCGGGCGGCAACGGCAGCGTCATCGGCGCCGCGATCGGCATGCTGGTCCTGCAGGCAATACTGAGCGCCATGACGTTGCTTGGCGTGGGTGCCATCTGGGCGACTTTCACAACCGGTGCGCTGGTCGTGCTGGCCCTGGCGATCGACCGGCTGATCCGGTTATGGCGCGACTGGCGTGCCGGTCGCGGCGATCCGCTCGGCTGA
- a CDS encoding 2'-5' RNA ligase family protein gives MNELPTYGIGKNGQAHFHWDSPNAAREPHLFYEFLVEDPVNAMLRCKAEHYNQELGLRGRLTPTNQMHISLIGLGDGKPEAVVDMARHVGLLIHAKPFEVCFDRLSAFGGGALVLRSGDHSPALQAFWRKLSAVIDDSPLKPFVTSSLEPHVTLLRDRRGVPKVREQIVEPMSWTVRSFALIRSYQGEYECPAIWQLSGQDDSLAGM, from the coding sequence ATGAACGAGCTGCCTACCTACGGAATTGGCAAGAACGGTCAGGCCCATTTCCACTGGGATTCGCCGAACGCCGCCCGAGAGCCGCATCTGTTCTACGAATTCCTGGTCGAAGACCCGGTCAATGCAATGCTGAGGTGCAAGGCGGAGCACTACAATCAAGAACTGGGATTGCGGGGTCGGCTGACGCCAACAAATCAAATGCACATAAGCCTGATAGGCCTTGGTGATGGCAAACCCGAAGCTGTGGTGGATATGGCCCGTCATGTTGGTCTGCTTATACATGCCAAACCGTTCGAAGTTTGCTTCGACCGCCTGTCAGCCTTCGGCGGCGGAGCGCTGGTGCTTCGCAGCGGCGACCATTCGCCGGCCCTGCAAGCCTTCTGGCGCAAGCTCTCTGCCGTAATTGACGACAGCCCACTCAAACCCTTTGTCACGAGCTCGTTGGAGCCACATGTCACGCTGCTTCGTGACAGACGAGGCGTGCCAAAAGTGCGGGAACAGATTGTTGAGCCGATGTCCTGGACGGTGCGCAGCTTTGCGCTGATCCGCAGCTATCAGGGTGAATACGAATGTCCAGCGATCTGGCAATTGTCCGGCCAGGACGATTCCCTGGCCGGCATGTGA
- a CDS encoding cupin domain-containing protein — MDILDEATEKPKDDADVRVGRRVRALRLERRLSLAELAAKAGVSIGALSQIERGMSSLRVKVIWPLAAALDIEPSALITDGNDAVNDLYCVRADKRRQIPVKSEGIAKALLSPPGATLTGMLVTVEAGGGTAEAYAHAGHEFGYVLAGEVELVVDSTKYGLKAGDSFAFKSTLLHAFRNPGDKQCQILWVNTTRPSEVRDGA; from the coding sequence ATGGACATCCTTGACGAAGCCACCGAAAAGCCAAAGGACGATGCCGACGTTCGCGTCGGCCGTCGCGTGCGGGCGCTGCGGCTCGAACGCCGCCTTTCGCTGGCTGAGCTTGCGGCGAAAGCCGGCGTCTCGATCGGTGCGCTGAGCCAGATCGAGCGCGGCATGTCTTCGTTGCGCGTCAAGGTGATCTGGCCGCTCGCCGCGGCGCTGGACATCGAGCCGTCGGCGCTGATCACCGACGGCAACGATGCCGTCAACGATCTCTATTGCGTGCGCGCCGACAAAAGGCGGCAGATCCCGGTAAAGTCGGAAGGCATCGCCAAGGCGCTGTTGTCGCCGCCGGGCGCGACATTGACCGGGATGCTGGTGACGGTGGAGGCGGGTGGCGGCACGGCGGAAGCCTATGCCCATGCCGGCCATGAATTCGGCTACGTGCTGGCGGGCGAGGTCGAACTGGTGGTGGATTCGACAAAATACGGGCTGAAGGCCGGCGACTCCTTTGCCTTCAAGAGCACGCTTCTGCATGCTTTCCGCAATCCGGGCGACAAGCAGTGCCAGATTCTGTGGGTCAACACCACGAGACCGTCCGAGGTTCGCGATGGCGCCTGA
- a CDS encoding ABC transporter substrate-binding protein, whose protein sequence is MAFLKSITGHKARAGLAALALALSSTVALAAEKLQYFTWSGYELPDFNKSFLAAHPDGVEASIFGDDDDAFTKVKAGFRPDIAHPCYDKVARWNKEGLLQPIDTKRIKNWDSIFPVFKNLPDLQAGDGKVWMVPWDWGNTSILYRTDLVKNPEASWNLLWDKQYAGRMATIDAVHDTPIVAALLAGVNPFDMTPEQMDKVAAKLREQRPLLSNYTTDMTSVEQALASGQLVAAMTWNASATSLKKQGVPVEFMKPKEGMLTWACGFVMLKDAKNVDLAYDFMNSRLDADSGKFLIQSYGYGSSLSTAFAGVSKEELEKLQLPSDPEVMLKSTIFTGPMKQNDDVAKMFEKVKAGG, encoded by the coding sequence ATGGCATTTCTGAAATCGATTACCGGACACAAGGCCCGTGCCGGGCTCGCCGCATTGGCGCTCGCACTGTCTTCGACCGTGGCGCTGGCCGCCGAAAAGCTGCAATATTTCACTTGGTCGGGCTACGAACTGCCCGACTTCAACAAGAGCTTCCTTGCTGCACACCCCGATGGTGTCGAGGCCTCGATCTTCGGCGACGACGATGACGCCTTCACCAAGGTCAAGGCCGGCTTCCGGCCCGATATCGCCCATCCCTGCTACGATAAGGTGGCGCGTTGGAACAAGGAAGGTCTGCTGCAGCCGATCGACACCAAGCGCATCAAGAACTGGGATTCGATCTTCCCTGTGTTCAAGAATCTCCCCGACCTGCAGGCCGGTGACGGCAAGGTGTGGATGGTGCCGTGGGACTGGGGCAACACCTCGATCCTCTACCGCACCGATCTGGTGAAGAACCCCGAAGCGAGCTGGAACCTGCTTTGGGACAAGCAATATGCCGGCCGCATGGCGACCATCGACGCCGTGCATGACACGCCGATCGTTGCCGCACTTCTGGCTGGCGTGAACCCGTTCGACATGACGCCCGAGCAGATGGACAAGGTGGCGGCAAAGCTGCGCGAGCAGCGCCCGCTGCTCTCAAACTACACCACCGACATGACCTCGGTCGAACAGGCGCTGGCCAGCGGGCAACTGGTCGCCGCCATGACCTGGAATGCGTCCGCCACCTCGCTGAAGAAGCAGGGCGTGCCGGTCGAGTTCATGAAGCCGAAGGAAGGCATGCTGACCTGGGCCTGCGGCTTCGTCATGCTGAAGGACGCCAAGAATGTCGACCTCGCCTATGATTTCATGAACAGCCGGCTCGATGCCGATTCGGGCAAATTCCTGATCCAGTCCTACGGATATGGCAGTTCGCTTTCGACCGCTTTCGCCGGCGTTTCGAAGGAGGAGCTGGAGAAGCTGCAACTGCCGTCGGATCCGGAAGTGATGCTGAAGAGCACGATCTTCACCGGGCCGATGAAACAGAATGACGATGTGGCGAAGATGTTCGAGAAGGTGAAGGCGGGCGGGTGA
- a CDS encoding sugar ABC transporter ATP-binding protein, which produces MSDSPILLVRNVAKRFGGTVVLEDMNLMVERGSIHALVGESGAGKSTLTKVLAGIVRPDSGVIEFDGKTVTIDSPNAARKLGIGVVLQQPGLFAERPVLANLFVNREPVHNGLISRREMEARSRDLLRQLGLDVDVHTPLRDLGSGERQLVAIARALLENPRLLILDDPNSALDGRQGERLFAALRGLKARGMSMLYASNRLDEALAIADQMTVMRNGRDVLSKARQDLTTSEEAMIGQLRQSLFPLPLRALPTLAGTLRPQIAVEGLSGGILSGVSFTARAGEILGLAGSGAPDLLALLFGLRKPRQGKVRFPDGDGLPGTQTEAARRNICMISGDRGNGLMADKSIAFNIANVVVGARNWGSRWYSPKAALGRAARQIEALRIRSTPEMPAGSLPAGGQQKVVIAKWLEIGPQVMLLDEPARGIDIGSKQEIYALIRQMAASGCIVLLHSRELSELTGLCDRILAFDQGRLAGEIAGDDMDVGKVLKLIISDKPADERHQSNRESAA; this is translated from the coding sequence ATGTCCGATTCGCCGATCCTGTTGGTGCGCAACGTCGCCAAGCGCTTTGGCGGCACGGTTGTGCTCGAAGACATGAACCTTATGGTCGAGCGCGGCTCGATCCACGCGCTGGTTGGCGAAAGCGGCGCCGGCAAATCGACACTGACAAAGGTGTTGGCGGGCATTGTCCGGCCAGACAGTGGCGTCATCGAATTTGACGGCAAGACGGTGACGATCGACAGCCCCAATGCCGCGCGGAAGCTCGGCATCGGCGTGGTTCTACAACAGCCGGGACTGTTTGCGGAGCGCCCAGTGCTGGCCAATCTGTTCGTCAACCGGGAGCCGGTCCACAACGGGTTGATCTCGCGGCGCGAAATGGAGGCACGCAGCCGAGACCTGCTTCGCCAGCTTGGTCTTGATGTCGATGTCCACACCCCGCTCCGCGACCTCGGGTCAGGTGAACGGCAGTTGGTCGCGATCGCCCGCGCGCTTCTGGAGAACCCGAGGCTGCTTATCCTCGACGATCCGAATTCGGCGCTTGATGGGCGCCAGGGCGAGCGGCTGTTCGCGGCGCTGCGGGGCCTGAAAGCCAGGGGCATGAGCATGCTCTACGCATCGAACCGTCTCGATGAAGCACTGGCGATTGCCGACCAAATGACAGTGATGCGCAACGGTCGCGACGTGCTGTCGAAGGCTCGGCAAGACCTGACGACCTCCGAGGAAGCGATGATCGGCCAGTTGCGCCAGTCCCTCTTCCCGCTGCCGCTCAGGGCCTTGCCGACGCTTGCCGGCACGCTGCGGCCGCAGATCGCTGTTGAGGGGCTCAGCGGCGGCATCCTGTCCGGTGTCAGCTTCACGGCCCGCGCCGGCGAAATCCTCGGGCTTGCCGGCTCTGGAGCACCGGACCTGCTTGCCCTGTTGTTCGGGTTGCGCAAACCCCGCCAGGGCAAGGTGCGGTTTCCCGATGGGGACGGCTTGCCTGGAACGCAGACGGAAGCGGCGCGGCGCAACATCTGCATGATTTCGGGCGATCGCGGCAACGGGCTGATGGCCGACAAGTCGATCGCCTTCAACATAGCGAATGTCGTTGTCGGCGCACGCAACTGGGGCTCGCGCTGGTATTCACCCAAGGCGGCGCTCGGCCGCGCCGCGCGCCAGATCGAGGCGCTGCGCATCAGGAGCACGCCGGAGATGCCGGCCGGCTCGCTTCCGGCCGGCGGCCAGCAGAAAGTGGTCATCGCCAAATGGCTGGAAATCGGCCCGCAAGTGATGTTGCTCGACGAGCCTGCCCGCGGCATCGATATCGGCAGCAAGCAGGAGATCTATGCCTTGATCCGCCAGATGGCGGCCAGCGGCTGCATCGTGCTGCTGCATTCCCGCGAACTGTCTGAACTGACGGGCCTCTGCGATCGCATCCTTGCTTTCGATCAGGGCAGGCTGGCCGGCGAAATCGCCGGCGACGATATGGATGTGGGCAAGGTTCTGAAGCTGATCATTTCGGACAAACCCGCGGACGAACGCCATCAGAGCAACCGGGAGAGCGCTGCATGA
- a CDS encoding ABC transporter permease, producing MSTLVAAQAPESRSSSGFRLAMLLPGALVTFLLILFSLALVLFLAFRGNDGSLLGVGLTAENFVTVASDPLYWTVTLRSLIIAGLVTLATVVTAYPVAYYLAFHAGSRRGLLLFLVTLPFWTSYLLRVFAWKIVLAYNGVLNSALIESGIWSEPTLAFLNTPAAVVVTLAHAYAPFAILPIYVALDTIPKSLLEAASDLGARPFTVFRRVVLPNSMPGVLAAALVVFVPTVGDYVTPAMVGGPVSTMIGTLIQSQFGKANDWPFGAALSVCVMLVILVVVLVARGADRRFGSRT from the coding sequence ATGTCGACCCTAGTTGCAGCACAGGCGCCTGAGTCCCGCTCTTCATCGGGCTTCCGGCTCGCCATGTTGCTGCCGGGCGCGCTGGTCACCTTCCTTCTGATCCTGTTTTCGCTGGCCCTCGTGCTGTTCCTTGCATTCCGCGGCAATGATGGCTCGCTGCTTGGCGTTGGACTGACTGCCGAAAACTTCGTCACCGTGGCCAGCGATCCGCTTTACTGGACGGTGACGCTGCGCTCCCTGATCATTGCCGGCCTGGTGACGCTGGCAACCGTCGTTACCGCTTACCCCGTCGCGTACTATCTCGCCTTCCACGCTGGATCGCGGCGCGGCCTGCTGCTCTTCCTGGTGACGCTGCCGTTCTGGACCAGCTATCTCCTGCGCGTCTTCGCCTGGAAGATCGTGCTCGCCTACAATGGTGTCTTGAACTCGGCATTGATCGAAAGCGGCATCTGGTCGGAGCCGACATTGGCTTTCCTCAACACGCCGGCGGCGGTGGTCGTCACGCTCGCCCACGCCTACGCGCCTTTCGCCATCCTGCCGATCTATGTGGCACTGGACACGATCCCGAAATCCCTGCTCGAGGCTGCTTCCGATCTTGGTGCGCGGCCGTTCACCGTGTTTCGTCGCGTGGTGCTGCCGAACTCCATGCCGGGCGTACTGGCCGCAGCTCTCGTCGTTTTCGTGCCGACGGTCGGTGACTATGTTACGCCGGCCATGGTTGGCGGCCCGGTCAGCACCATGATCGGCACGTTGATCCAGTCGCAGTTCGGCAAGGCCAATGACTGGCCGTTCGGCGCCGCACTCTCGGTCTGCGTCATGCTGGTCATCCTCGTCGTGGTGCTGGTCGCGCGCGGCGCCGACCGCAGATTTGGTAGCCGCACATGA
- a CDS encoding ABC transporter ATP-binding protein, producing MAPDPLVRLQAVSKIFPGGIVGLDAVDLDIISGEFITLLGPSGCGKTTSLRVIAGFESPSNGKVLLDGRDITALRPFDRPVNTVFQDYALFPHMNVAENVGFGLSLRKLSGAEQAKRAGEALDMVGLADKLRARVSELSGGQRQRVALARAIVCEPRVLLLDEPLSALDAHLREQMQVELKRLQSRLGTTFVMVTHDQTEALSISDRIVVMNKGRIEQIAPPATLYDRPATKFVASFIGTMNLLQSRFVGRDGDRLRFTAGMLPLKAISEPGQSPGEGEVRTIGVRPEDLLAVTEAAPGTAPARVNSIVFHGRTLRLHAELGQGMPVVIDAPRQAEGFRFSVGDVAHISLRRGANCPMLPA from the coding sequence ATGGCGCCTGATCCCCTTGTACGGCTGCAGGCCGTCTCGAAGATTTTTCCCGGCGGTATCGTCGGCCTCGATGCCGTCGATCTCGACATTATCAGCGGCGAGTTCATTACGCTGCTCGGGCCGTCCGGCTGCGGCAAGACCACCAGCCTGCGCGTCATCGCCGGTTTCGAAAGCCCGTCCAACGGCAAGGTCTTGCTCGATGGCCGCGACATCACGGCGCTCAGGCCCTTCGACCGGCCGGTCAACACCGTGTTCCAGGATTACGCGCTGTTTCCGCATATGAACGTCGCCGAAAATGTCGGCTTCGGCCTGTCCCTGCGAAAACTGTCTGGCGCCGAGCAGGCAAAGCGTGCGGGCGAAGCCCTTGACATGGTCGGCCTCGCCGACAAGCTTCGTGCCCGCGTCTCGGAACTGTCGGGCGGCCAGCGTCAGCGCGTCGCGCTCGCCCGCGCCATCGTCTGCGAGCCGCGCGTGCTCCTGCTCGACGAGCCGCTGTCGGCGCTCGACGCGCATCTGCGCGAACAGATGCAGGTGGAACTGAAGCGGCTGCAGTCCCGGCTTGGCACCACCTTCGTCATGGTCACCCACGACCAGACCGAAGCGCTGTCGATCTCCGACCGGATCGTCGTCATGAACAAGGGCCGCATCGAGCAGATCGCGCCGCCGGCGACGCTCTATGATCGGCCCGCCACGAAGTTTGTGGCGAGCTTCATCGGCACCATGAATCTCCTGCAATCGCGCTTTGTCGGTCGTGATGGCGATCGCTTGCGTTTCACCGCCGGCATGCTGCCGTTGAAGGCGATTTCCGAACCCGGCCAGTCACCCGGCGAAGGCGAGGTGCGCACCATCGGCGTGCGCCCCGAGGATTTGCTGGCGGTCACCGAAGCCGCGCCGGGCACGGCGCCGGCGCGCGTCAACAGCATCGTCTTTCACGGCCGCACGCTGCGCCTGCACGCGGAACTGGGGCAAGGCATGCCGGTGGTGATCGATGCACCGCGCCAGGCCGAGGGTTTTCGATTCAGCGTCGGCGACGTGGCGCATATCAGTCTGCGCCGTGGCGCCAACTGCCCTATGCTCCCCGCATAA
- a CDS encoding aldehyde dehydrogenase family protein: MSNHLNFFIDGKWVAPMVPATLDVIDPSTEEAYTKISVGSKADVDKAVAAAKAAFPSFSQTSKAERLALLKRILEVYNERFEDIAQAVSQENGSPITWAREAQAWAGRAHMEATIKALEDYEFQEKRGGTMVVKEPIGVCALITPWNWPLNQIVCKVAPAIAAGCTVVLKPSEIAPISGIVFSEVMEAAGVPKGVYNMINGTGPDVGQIMAGHPDVDMVSFTGSTRAGIIVAKTAAETVKRVAQELGGKSANIVLPDADFETAVRKGVEGCFGNSGQSCDAPTRMLVPAARHDEALAIAKKAAEAHNVGDPRNEQTKLGPVVSELQFNKIQRLIEAGIKEGATLVTGGPGRPEHLNRGYYVRPTVFGHVTPGMTIEKEEIFGPVLSVISYEDDDDAVKIANDTVYGLAAYVQSQDIQHARKVAAQLRAGQVSINYPEWDTFAPFGGYKQSGNGREYADWAIHDFVEVKGIIGYGA; encoded by the coding sequence TTGAGCAATCATCTCAACTTCTTCATCGACGGCAAATGGGTGGCGCCCATGGTGCCGGCGACGCTCGACGTCATCGACCCGTCAACGGAAGAGGCCTATACGAAAATTTCCGTCGGCTCGAAGGCCGATGTCGACAAGGCTGTCGCGGCCGCCAAGGCGGCCTTTCCGTCCTTCTCGCAGACCAGCAAGGCCGAGCGCCTGGCGCTGTTGAAGCGCATCCTCGAAGTCTACAACGAACGCTTCGAGGATATCGCCCAGGCCGTAAGTCAGGAAAATGGTTCGCCCATCACCTGGGCGCGCGAGGCGCAGGCCTGGGCGGGCAGGGCGCATATGGAAGCCACCATCAAGGCGCTGGAGGATTATGAATTCCAGGAGAAGCGCGGCGGCACCATGGTGGTCAAGGAACCGATCGGCGTCTGCGCGCTGATCACGCCATGGAACTGGCCCCTCAATCAGATCGTCTGCAAGGTGGCGCCAGCCATTGCCGCCGGCTGCACCGTGGTGCTGAAGCCGTCCGAAATCGCCCCGATCAGCGGCATCGTCTTCTCCGAAGTGATGGAAGCCGCCGGCGTGCCAAAGGGCGTCTACAACATGATCAACGGCACCGGCCCGGATGTCGGCCAGATCATGGCCGGCCATCCCGATGTGGACATGGTGTCTTTCACCGGCTCGACCCGGGCGGGCATCATCGTCGCCAAGACGGCGGCCGAAACGGTCAAGCGCGTGGCGCAGGAACTTGGAGGCAAGTCGGCCAACATCGTTTTGCCCGACGCCGATTTCGAAACGGCGGTGCGCAAGGGCGTCGAGGGTTGCTTCGGCAACAGCGGCCAGTCCTGCGACGCGCCGACCCGCATGCTGGTGCCGGCTGCCCGCCACGACGAGGCGCTGGCCATCGCCAAGAAGGCGGCCGAAGCACACAATGTCGGCGATCCGCGCAATGAACAGACCAAGCTTGGCCCGGTGGTCAGCGAGCTCCAGTTCAACAAGATCCAGCGGCTGATCGAGGCCGGCATCAAGGAAGGCGCCACGCTGGTCACCGGCGGCCCAGGCCGGCCGGAGCACCTCAACCGCGGCTACTATGTGCGCCCGACCGTGTTCGGCCATGTCACACCGGGCATGACCATCGAGAAGGAAGAGATCTTCGGCCCGGTGCTGTCGGTCATTTCATACGAGGACGACGACGACGCGGTGAAGATCGCCAACGACACCGTCTACGGCCTTGCTGCCTATGTCCAGTCGCAGGACATCCAGCATGCCCGCAAGGTCGCTGCCCAGCTGCGCGCCGGGCAGGTCTCGATCAACTATCCGGAATGGGACACGTTCGCACCATTCGGCGGCTACAAGCAGTCAGGCAACGGCCGCGAATATGCTGACTGGGCGATCCATGATTTTGTGGAGGTCAAGGGCATCATCGGCTACGGGGCGTAG